Proteins from a genomic interval of Elusimicrobiota bacterium:
- the atpB gene encoding ATP synthase subunit a: MDFLHVLEHHVLDHRISTLFTAGGITFALTKHVLMMWIACGALILTLPLLAHAWPRVPSGPRALLEIFVVFIRDEVVVPNTGKEGLVYLPYFLTLFFFILFVNLIGMIPGAAAATGNISVTAGLAICSFLLINIAGIREHGFVHHFKNFIPHGLPGWLVPLMLPLEIVGLFTRAFALCIRLFANMLAGHIVLLAFLCLSFLLGSILVSVGSIPIAVGLSVLETFVCFLQAYIFTFLTAIFVGATLHPH; this comes from the coding sequence ATGGATTTTCTTCACGTTCTGGAACATCACGTCTTGGACCATCGCATTTCCACGCTGTTTACGGCGGGGGGCATCACATTTGCGTTAACCAAACACGTATTGATGATGTGGATCGCCTGCGGCGCCCTGATCCTAACCTTGCCGCTTCTCGCCCATGCTTGGCCCCGCGTACCCTCGGGTCCTCGCGCGTTGCTTGAAATTTTTGTTGTGTTCATTCGCGATGAAGTGGTTGTTCCCAACACCGGCAAAGAAGGCCTTGTCTACCTCCCTTATTTTCTCACCCTTTTCTTTTTCATTCTCTTTGTGAATCTCATTGGGATGATTCCTGGCGCGGCGGCCGCCACAGGCAATATTTCGGTCACCGCGGGCCTTGCCATCTGTTCCTTCCTTCTCATTAATATTGCTGGAATCCGTGAGCACGGATTTGTTCACCACTTTAAAAATTTTATTCCCCATGGTTTGCCGGGTTGGCTTGTTCCCTTAATGTTGCCTCTTGAAATCGTGGGTTTGTTCACTCGCGCTTTCGCGCTCTGCATTCGTTTGTTCGCGAACATGCTCGCGGGCCACATCGTGTTGCTGGCCTTTTTATGTCTGAGTTTTCTACTCGGATCAATTCTGGTTTCGGTGGGATCGATTCCCATCGCGGTGGGATTGTCGGTGCTCGAAACGTTCGTGTGTTTTCTTCAGGCTTATATTTTCACGTTCCTCACGGCCATTTTTGTGGGAGCGACGCTTCATCCCCATTAA